From Aspergillus chevalieri M1 DNA, chromosome 4, nearly complete sequence, a single genomic window includes:
- the cat1 gene encoding catalase catB (COG:P;~EggNog:ENOG410PM93;~InterPro:IPR018028,IPR029062,IPR020835,IPR011614, IPR024708,IPR002226,IPR043156,IPR041399,IPR024712, IPR037060,IPR010582;~PFAM:PF18011,PF00199,PF06628;~SECRETED:SignalP(1-18);~go_function: GO:0004096 - catalase activity [Evidence IEA];~go_function: GO:0020037 - heme binding [Evidence IEA];~go_process: GO:0006979 - response to oxidative stress [Evidence IEA];~go_process: GO:0055114 - oxidation-reduction process [Evidence IEA]), which yields MRALSLAVVNGAIGLANAACPYMTGELNARDTSSNDAAAATEEFLSQYYLNDNNTYMTTDVGGPIEDQNSLSVGERGPTLLEDFIFRQKIQRFDHERVPERAVHARGAGAHGTFTSYANWGNITAASFLGAEGKQTPMFVRFSTVAGSRGSADLARDVHGFATRFYTDEGNFDLVGNNIPVFFIQDAILFPDLIHAVKPRGDNEIPQAATAHDSAWDFFSQQPSALHTLFWAMAGHGIPRSFRHVDGFGVHTFRLVTDDGDTKLVKFHWKSLQGRASMVWEEAQQVSGKNPDFIRQDLFESIENGYYPEWELGAQIMDEDDQLRFGFDLLDPTKIVPEELVPVTPLGKMQLNRNPRNYFAETEQAMFQPGHIVRGIDFTDDPLLQGRLFSYLDTQLNRHGGPNFEQLPINQPRVPFHNNNRDGAAQMFIPLNRDAYTPGPHTTNQGAPKQANQTVGKGFFTAPNRKPGGTLQRTVSSTFSDNWSQPRLFYNSLDPVEQQFIVDAMRFENSNVKSEVVRNNVIIQLNRVSNDLARRVARAIGIEEPSPDPTFYHNNKTTNVGTFGGKLQKLEGLKVGYLASVDNKDSLTEAATLSKSLSKNGVEVVVVAERLTDGVDQTYSGSDAIQFDAVVVANGAESLFSFSSLTGGGAKNATAGAASTLFPAGRPLEILIDGFRFGKPVAALGSAVTALRGAAISPSREGVYVAKSAGDIVDEIKEGLRTFKFLDRFAVDN from the exons ATGCGCGCCCTTAGTCTCGCCGTCGTTAACGGCGCTATTGGCCTCGCCAATGCTGCCTGTCCTTACATGACCGGCGAGCTCAACGCCCGCGATACCTCCAGCAACGATGCCGCCGCTGCCACCGAGGAGTTCTTGTCGCAGTACTACCTCAACGACAACAACACCTATATGACGACTGATGTCGGCGGACCCATCGAAGACCAGAACAGTCTGAGTGTTGGCGAGCGCGGTCCGACGCTGCTGGAGGACTTTATCTTCCGTCAGAAGATCCAGCGGTTTGATCATGAGCGG GTCCCTGAACGTGCTGTCCATGCTCGTGGTGCCGGTGCCCATGGTACCTTCACCTCGTACGCCAACTGGGGCAACATCACCGCCGCCTCGTTCCTGGGCGCCGAGGGCAAGCAAACCCCTATGTTCGTGCGTTTCTCGACTGTCGCTGGTAGCCGGGGTAGTGCAGATCTTGCCCGTGATGTCCACGGTTTCGCGACTCGTTTCTACACCGACGAGGGCAACTTCG ACCTGGTTGGAAACAACATCcccgtcttcttcatccaagACGCCATCCTCTTCCCCGACCTGATCCACGCCGTCAAGCCCCGCGGTGACAACGAAATCCCCCAAGCCGCCACCGCCCACGACTCTGCCTGGGACTTCTTCTCGCAGCAGCCCAGCGCCCTGCATACACTCTTCTGGGCCATGGCCGGCCACGGTATCCCCCGTTCTTTCCGCCACGTCGACGGCTTCGGTGTGCACACCTTCCGTCTCGTCACTGACGACGGCGACACCAAGCTTGTCAAGTTCCACTGGAAGTCACTGCAGGGTCGCGCCAGTATGGTCTGGGAAGAGGCGCAGCAGGTCTCGGGCAAGAACCCGGACTTTATTCGCCAGGATCTGTTTGAGTCGATCGAGAACGGTTACTATCCTGAGTGGGAGCTGGGTGCGCAGatcatggatgaggatgatcaGTTGCGGTTTGGCTTTGATCTGTTGGATCCTACCAAGATCGTTCCTGAGGAGCTCGTTCCCGTCACGCCTCTGGGTAAGATGCAGCTCAACCGCAACCCGCGCAACTACTTTGCCGAGACCGAGCAGGCCATG TTTCAACCCGGCCACATCGTCCGCGGCATCGACTTCACCGACGACCCCCTCCTCCAAGGCCGCCTCTTTTCCTACCTCGACACCCAACTCAACCGTCACGGCGGCCCGAACTTCGAACAACTCCCCATCAACCAGCCCCGCGTCCCCttccacaacaacaaccgcgACGGTGCAGCCCAGATGTTCATCCCCCTAAACCGCGATGCCTACACGCCCGGCCCCCACACCACCAACCAAGGCGCCCCCAAACAAGCCAACCAAACCGTCGGCAAGGGCTTCTTCACAGCGCCCAACCGCAAACCCGGCGGCACCCTCCAGCGCACCGTCTCCTCGACCTTCAGCGACAACTGGTCGCAGCCGCGCCTCTTCTACAACTCACTCGATCCCGTCGAGCAGCAATTCATCGTCGACGCGATGCGCTTCGAGAACTCGAATGTCAAGTCCGAGGTCGTCCGCAACAACGTCATCATCCAGCTGAACCGTGTCTCCAACGACCTTGCCCGCCGCGTCGCCCGTGCCATCGGCATCGAAGAACCCTCTCCGGACCCTACCTTCTACCACAACAACAAGACGACCAACGTGGGTACCTTCGGCGGTAAGCTGCAGAAGCTCGAGGGTTTGAAGGTCGGCTACCTCGCGTCCGTGGACAATAAGGACTCTCTTACCGAAGCTGCCACGCTCAGCAAGAGTCTTTCCAAGAACGGTGTTgaagtcgtcgtcgtcgccgaGCGGTTGACCGACGGCGTCGACCAGACGTACTCCGGCTCCGACGCTATCCAGTTCGATGCGGTGGTTGTTGCCAACGGCGCGGAGAGTCTGTTCAGCTTCTCTAGTTTGACTGGCGGTGGTGCGAAGAACGCGACTGCTGGTGCTGCGAGCACGCTCTTCCCTGCTGGTCGGCCATTGGAGATTCTGATTGATGGGTTCCGGTTCGGTAAGCCTGTTGCTGCGCTTGGTAGTGCTGTTACTGCGCTGCGGGGCGCTGCTATTTCTCCGAGCAGGGAGGGTGTGTATGTGGCCAAGTCTGCTGGTGACATTGTCGATGAGATCAAGGAGGGTCTCCGCACCTTCAAATTCCTTGACAGATTTGCTGTTGACAACTAA